Proteins encoded in a region of the Haloarchaeobius salinus genome:
- a CDS encoding signal peptidase I, whose protein sequence is MSTYRRYLSWGATVLLAVVVVSLVAGSVLGQPILLSYVETGSMQPTMDPGDGFVAVPSAVAGDVSEGDVVVFRAEEVQGGGLTTHRVVGETERGYVTRGDNNPFTDQDGGEPPVKDAQIVATALQVNGQVVVIPHLGTVVMGFQGVLETAQIRLATLFGTRSLLGTQGLATLLFALSAVAYVVDWYLSGGGGRSRERSTSRDDGTSARLVLVGFALLVVVAATAAMVVPAGTQEYGVVSAEFDSENPTVIRQGTSSNLTYAVPNGGLVPVHVYLEPASEGVDVSPGHVQVDGRSQANATLTLHAADDTGYYRRFVAEYRYLGVLPAGTIDWLYRVHPWAPIVAIDALLGGLVYVTGVAVLGRGRIRDRRRGASGPSVLARLRGWL, encoded by the coding sequence ATGTCCACGTACCGTCGGTATCTCTCGTGGGGAGCCACGGTGCTGCTCGCGGTCGTCGTCGTCTCGCTGGTGGCGGGCAGTGTGCTCGGACAGCCGATACTCCTGAGCTACGTCGAGACGGGGAGCATGCAGCCGACGATGGACCCCGGCGACGGCTTCGTCGCGGTCCCGTCGGCGGTCGCGGGCGACGTCTCGGAGGGCGACGTGGTCGTCTTCCGGGCGGAGGAGGTCCAGGGCGGCGGGCTGACGACACACCGCGTCGTCGGGGAGACCGAGCGGGGATACGTCACACGTGGGGACAACAACCCGTTCACCGACCAGGACGGCGGCGAGCCACCGGTCAAGGACGCCCAGATCGTCGCGACGGCGCTGCAGGTGAACGGGCAGGTAGTCGTGATTCCGCATCTCGGCACCGTCGTCATGGGGTTCCAGGGCGTGCTGGAGACGGCCCAGATACGGCTCGCGACCCTGTTCGGGACGCGCTCGCTGCTCGGTACGCAGGGACTCGCGACGCTCCTGTTCGCGCTCTCGGCGGTCGCCTACGTGGTCGACTGGTACCTCTCGGGAGGGGGCGGCCGCAGCCGCGAGCGGTCGACGAGCCGTGACGACGGCACCTCCGCTCGGCTCGTGCTCGTCGGGTTCGCGCTGCTCGTCGTCGTCGCCGCGACCGCCGCGATGGTCGTCCCCGCGGGCACCCAGGAGTACGGGGTCGTCAGCGCGGAGTTCGACTCCGAGAACCCCACGGTCATCCGACAGGGCACGTCGTCGAACCTCACGTACGCGGTGCCGAACGGCGGGCTCGTCCCGGTCCACGTCTACCTCGAACCGGCGAGCGAGGGCGTGGACGTCTCACCGGGGCACGTTCAGGTCGACGGGCGGAGCCAGGCCAACGCGACGCTGACGCTCCACGCCGCCGACGACACCGGTTACTACCGCCGGTTCGTCGCCGAGTACCGATACCTTGGTGTACTGCCCGCGGGGACCATCGACTGGCTCTACCGGGTCCATCCCTGGGCGCCCATCGTCGCCATCGACGCGTTGCTGGGCGGGCTCGTGTACGTCACCGGGGTGGCAGTACTGGGACGCGGCCGAATTCGTGACCGTCGGCGCGGAGCCTCCGGGCCGTCCGTCCTCGCGCGACTTCGCGGTTGGCTCTAG
- a CDS encoding CARDB domain-containing protein: MDSTTKLLLTTLATLAIALALLQGTGAVQLTQDDDIGQSIVLEPHPGPNGQYAYYDADDELAVDLSASNPNVEGDGPNEDAVTAVPAVFTITNEGDSTARVWIESGHPLATFTARGEPIEGADGAVHLAPNESVAVGLRVVSTDDVLPDVVVDSFEVNAVVAAEGDERDPATEQSDSGDGDGSAAIAPSDGTTTTVTSTAPNRRGVTVLGGNDRVSVGLDGMHVAGANVTLDRVAFAATGSVVEFDVAGRPGPFGGLPGLGADHVRADGYVHLDRERVPDSVGDATVYVSVDRDYLDWRGTDPDDVTVYRLGSDGWTALDAAMVERGKRIHYAANASALSSIVVATALPAIEVVDAGVGAREVTPGNATTITAELENIGRDDGQRRVPVRVEGDRVDSATVELGPDESTTVRERVSFGEPGEYEVSVAGVDAGTVVVSEQPRDGGDGRAEQDQPGTPASRDEDPDPDPARPDISPSQDVPGSSEPALAVLAVVTGATLLVAVVLGRRLVGP; this comes from the coding sequence GTGGATAGCACCACCAAACTCCTCCTCACGACTCTCGCAACCCTCGCTATAGCCCTCGCACTCCTCCAGGGAACCGGCGCGGTCCAGCTCACCCAGGACGACGACATCGGCCAGTCCATCGTCCTCGAACCGCACCCGGGCCCGAACGGCCAGTACGCCTACTACGACGCGGACGACGAGCTCGCCGTCGACCTGAGCGCGTCGAACCCGAACGTCGAGGGCGACGGGCCGAACGAAGACGCGGTCACAGCTGTCCCGGCGGTGTTCACCATCACGAACGAGGGCGACAGCACGGCGCGGGTCTGGATCGAGTCCGGGCACCCGCTGGCGACGTTCACCGCGCGGGGCGAGCCCATCGAGGGGGCGGACGGGGCGGTCCACCTCGCGCCGAACGAGAGCGTGGCGGTGGGGCTGCGCGTGGTGTCGACCGACGACGTGCTCCCCGACGTGGTCGTCGACAGCTTCGAGGTGAACGCGGTCGTCGCCGCCGAGGGTGACGAGCGCGACCCAGCCACGGAGCAGAGTGACTCCGGCGACGGGGACGGAAGCGCGGCCATCGCGCCGTCGGACGGCACCACGACGACCGTCACGTCAACGGCTCCGAACCGCCGCGGCGTGACGGTGCTGGGTGGGAACGACCGCGTCTCGGTCGGCCTCGACGGGATGCACGTCGCGGGCGCGAACGTCACCCTCGACCGGGTCGCCTTCGCGGCGACCGGGAGCGTCGTCGAGTTCGACGTTGCCGGTCGGCCGGGGCCGTTCGGCGGGCTGCCCGGGCTCGGAGCGGACCACGTGCGCGCCGACGGGTACGTGCATCTGGACCGCGAGCGCGTCCCGGACTCGGTCGGCGACGCGACCGTGTACGTCAGCGTGGACCGCGACTACCTCGACTGGCGCGGGACCGACCCCGACGACGTGACGGTGTACCGGCTCGGGAGCGACGGCTGGACCGCGCTCGACGCCGCGATGGTCGAGCGTGGGAAACGGATACACTACGCCGCGAACGCGTCGGCGCTGTCGAGCATCGTCGTCGCGACCGCGCTCCCCGCCATCGAGGTCGTCGACGCCGGGGTCGGGGCCCGTGAGGTGACACCCGGGAACGCGACGACGATCACCGCCGAGCTGGAGAACATCGGCCGGGACGACGGGCAGCGGCGGGTCCCGGTCAGGGTCGAAGGCGACCGCGTCGACTCGGCGACCGTCGAACTCGGCCCCGACGAGTCGACGACCGTCCGCGAACGCGTCAGCTTCGGCGAGCCGGGCGAGTACGAGGTCTCCGTCGCTGGCGTCGACGCCGGAACCGTCGTCGTGTCCGAGCAACCACGGGACGGCGGGGACGGGCGCGCCGAGCAGGACCAGCCGGGGACGCCAGCCTCGCGTGATGAGGACCCGGACCCGGACCCGGCTCGCCCAGATATCTCACCCTCCCAGGACGTCCCCGGCTCGTCCGAGCCTGCGCTCGCGGTCCTGGCGGTCGTCACCGGGGCCACACTGCTGGTCGCGGTCGTGCTGGGTCGGCGGCTTGTCGGTCCATGA